In Doryrhamphus excisus isolate RoL2022-K1 chromosome 21, RoL_Dexc_1.0, whole genome shotgun sequence, a single genomic region encodes these proteins:
- the LOC131109163 gene encoding regulator of MON1-CCZ1 complex-like isoform X2: MKNANLLGFCWTNWNEIVFISDQGIEFYQVFPDKRTVKLLKSHSINVNWYQYCPETAVILLSTTVQGNVLQPFAFRTGSMSKMSKFEIELPVVPKPAKLSLSERDVAMATIYSQLYVMYLKHHSRTANSPSAEVVLYHLAREGVCKKTHVLKLNTTGKFALNIVDNLVVVHHQSTQTSLIFDIKLKESDGVISTHQPVLPARSIHPFSIPLAGPAVVPSQPPVPCQLYSSSWSVFQPDIIISASEGYLWYLHVKLTPTVNLLSDKGKLMDLLLRRRDCKMVILSVCSQLLEGEQKGSLPVVATVFDKLNQVYKDFLEAEQSYTAAMESGPARGSAAQKRPIRTQAVIDQSDMYTHVLSAFTERKGASHKFTIAVLMEYIRSLNHFQITVQHYLYELVIKTLVQHNLFYMLHQFLQYHVLTDSKPLACLLLSLESTYPPAHQLSLDMLKRLSTANDEIVEVLLSKQQVLAAVRFIRSVGAHDNMSARKFLDAARQTGDNMLFYTVFRSFQQRNQRLRGNPAFNTGEHCEEHVLHFTQLFGEQALMKTSTV, from the exons ATGAAGAACGCAAACCTCCTTGGCTTCTGCTGGACCAATTGGAACGAGATTGTCTTCATTAGCGACCAGGGCATCGAGTTCTATCAG gtgttTCCGGACAAGCGCACGGTCAAACTGCTCAAGAGCCACAGCATCAATGTCAACTGGTACCAGTACTGTCCCGAGACGGCCGTCATCCTGCTGTCCACCACAGTGCAAGGCAACGTCCTGCAGCCCTTCGCATTTCGG ACTGGGAGCATGTCCAAGATGTCCAAGTTTGAGATTGAGCTGCCTGTTGTTCCCAAGCCTGCCAAACTCAGCCTGTCAGAGAGGGacgttgccatggcgaccat TTATAGTCAGCTCTACGTGATGTACCTAAAACATCACTCCAGGACGGCCAACAGTCCCAGTGCAGAGGTGGTGCTCTACCATTTAGCAAG GGAGGGCGTGTGCAAGAAGACACACGTGTTGAAGTTGAACACAACAGGAAAGTTTGCACTTAACATTGTTGACAACCTGGTGGTGGTCCATCATCAGAGCACTCAG acgtCATTGATCTTCGACATCAAGTTGAAGGAGTCGGACGGCGTCATCAGTACGCATCAGCCTGTTCTACCTGCACGCTCCATACATCCCTTTAGCATCCCACTGGCAG GTCCAGCAGTGGTGCCCTCGCAGCCTCCTGTCCCGTGTCAACTAT ACTCGTCCTCCTGGAGCGTCTTCCAGCCTGACATCATCATCAGCGCTAGCGAAG GTTACCTGTGGTACCTTCACGTGAAGCTCACCCCCACCGTCAACCTGCTGAGTGACAAGGGCAAACTGATGGACTTGCTGTTGCGTCGCAGAGACTGCAAGATGGTCATCCTGTCCGTCTGCTCTCAGC TTCTGGAAGGTGAACAGAAGGGGAGTCTTCCTGTGGTGGCGACCGTCTTTGACAAGCTCAATCAGGTGTACAAGGACTTCCTGGAGGCGGAGCAAAGCTACACCGCG GCGATGGAGTCGGGGCCAGCGAGAGGCAGTGCCGCTCAGAAGCGACCAATCAGAACTCAAGCGGTCATCGACCAATCAGACATGTACACGCACGTCTTGTCTGCGTTTACGGAGAGAAAG GGTGCTAGCCACAAGTTCACCATTGCCGTATTGATGGAGTACATCCGCTCTTTAAACCATTTCCAGATCACCGTGCAG CATTATTTGTACGAGCTGGTCATCAAGACGTTGGTGCAGCACAACCTCTTCTACATGTTGCATCAGTTCCTCCAGTATCACGTCCTCACTGACTCCAAACCTCTG GCCTGCTTGCTTCTGTCTCTGGAAAGCACGTACCCACCTGCCCACCAGCTGTCACTTGACATGTTGAAG cGCCTGTCGACGGCCAACGACGAGATCGTGGAGGTTCTGTTGTCCAAGCAGCAGGTTCTGGCCGCAGTCAGGTTCATCCGCAGCGTCG GTGCTCATGACAACATGTCCGCCCGCAAGTTTCTGGATGCTGCTCGGCAGACTGGGGACAACATGTTGTTCTACACCGTCTTCAGGTCCTTCCAGCAGAGGAACCAGCGGCTCAGGGGAAACCCCGCCTTCAACACAG gAGAGCACTGCGAGGAACACGTGCTTCACTTCACTCAGCTGTTTGGTGAACAGGCGCTGATGAAGACCTCCACTGTCTGA
- the LOC131109163 gene encoding regulator of MON1-CCZ1 complex-like isoform X1: MMSGEHYLELCDNPVQFENASSVNNVFFDEANKQVFAVRSGGATGVVVKGPDDKSSVAFRMDDKGEVKCIKFSIGNKILAVQRTSKSVDFINFIPDYPHTEFTHECKMKNANLLGFCWTNWNEIVFISDQGIEFYQVFPDKRTVKLLKSHSINVNWYQYCPETAVILLSTTVQGNVLQPFAFRTGSMSKMSKFEIELPVVPKPAKLSLSERDVAMATIYSQLYVMYLKHHSRTANSPSAEVVLYHLAREGVCKKTHVLKLNTTGKFALNIVDNLVVVHHQSTQTSLIFDIKLKESDGVISTHQPVLPARSIHPFSIPLAGPAVVPSQPPVPCQLYSSSWSVFQPDIIISASEGYLWYLHVKLTPTVNLLSDKGKLMDLLLRRRDCKMVILSVCSQLLEGEQKGSLPVVATVFDKLNQVYKDFLEAEQSYTAAMESGPARGSAAQKRPIRTQAVIDQSDMYTHVLSAFTERKGASHKFTIAVLMEYIRSLNHFQITVQHYLYELVIKTLVQHNLFYMLHQFLQYHVLTDSKPLACLLLSLESTYPPAHQLSLDMLKRLSTANDEIVEVLLSKQQVLAAVRFIRSVGAHDNMSARKFLDAARQTGDNMLFYTVFRSFQQRNQRLRGNPAFNTGEHCEEHVLHFTQLFGEQALMKTSTV; the protein is encoded by the exons ATGATGAGTGGCGAACACTACTTGGAACTTTGTGACAACCCCGTGCAGTTTGAAAATGCCTCAAGCGTCAACAACGTATTCTTCGATGAAGCCAACAAGCAG GTGTTCGCGGTGCGTTCAGGAGGCGCCACGGGGGTGGTGGTCAAAGGACCTGACGACAAGAGTTCCGTTGCCTTCAG GATGGACGACAAGGGAGAAGTAAAGTGCATCAAGTTCTCAATTGGAAACAAAATTTTGGCTGTGCAAAGAACGTCCAAGTCTGTG GACTTCATCAACTTCATTCCCGACTACCCTCACACAGAGTTCACACACGAGTGTAAG ATGAAGAACGCAAACCTCCTTGGCTTCTGCTGGACCAATTGGAACGAGATTGTCTTCATTAGCGACCAGGGCATCGAGTTCTATCAG gtgttTCCGGACAAGCGCACGGTCAAACTGCTCAAGAGCCACAGCATCAATGTCAACTGGTACCAGTACTGTCCCGAGACGGCCGTCATCCTGCTGTCCACCACAGTGCAAGGCAACGTCCTGCAGCCCTTCGCATTTCGG ACTGGGAGCATGTCCAAGATGTCCAAGTTTGAGATTGAGCTGCCTGTTGTTCCCAAGCCTGCCAAACTCAGCCTGTCAGAGAGGGacgttgccatggcgaccat TTATAGTCAGCTCTACGTGATGTACCTAAAACATCACTCCAGGACGGCCAACAGTCCCAGTGCAGAGGTGGTGCTCTACCATTTAGCAAG GGAGGGCGTGTGCAAGAAGACACACGTGTTGAAGTTGAACACAACAGGAAAGTTTGCACTTAACATTGTTGACAACCTGGTGGTGGTCCATCATCAGAGCACTCAG acgtCATTGATCTTCGACATCAAGTTGAAGGAGTCGGACGGCGTCATCAGTACGCATCAGCCTGTTCTACCTGCACGCTCCATACATCCCTTTAGCATCCCACTGGCAG GTCCAGCAGTGGTGCCCTCGCAGCCTCCTGTCCCGTGTCAACTAT ACTCGTCCTCCTGGAGCGTCTTCCAGCCTGACATCATCATCAGCGCTAGCGAAG GTTACCTGTGGTACCTTCACGTGAAGCTCACCCCCACCGTCAACCTGCTGAGTGACAAGGGCAAACTGATGGACTTGCTGTTGCGTCGCAGAGACTGCAAGATGGTCATCCTGTCCGTCTGCTCTCAGC TTCTGGAAGGTGAACAGAAGGGGAGTCTTCCTGTGGTGGCGACCGTCTTTGACAAGCTCAATCAGGTGTACAAGGACTTCCTGGAGGCGGAGCAAAGCTACACCGCG GCGATGGAGTCGGGGCCAGCGAGAGGCAGTGCCGCTCAGAAGCGACCAATCAGAACTCAAGCGGTCATCGACCAATCAGACATGTACACGCACGTCTTGTCTGCGTTTACGGAGAGAAAG GGTGCTAGCCACAAGTTCACCATTGCCGTATTGATGGAGTACATCCGCTCTTTAAACCATTTCCAGATCACCGTGCAG CATTATTTGTACGAGCTGGTCATCAAGACGTTGGTGCAGCACAACCTCTTCTACATGTTGCATCAGTTCCTCCAGTATCACGTCCTCACTGACTCCAAACCTCTG GCCTGCTTGCTTCTGTCTCTGGAAAGCACGTACCCACCTGCCCACCAGCTGTCACTTGACATGTTGAAG cGCCTGTCGACGGCCAACGACGAGATCGTGGAGGTTCTGTTGTCCAAGCAGCAGGTTCTGGCCGCAGTCAGGTTCATCCGCAGCGTCG GTGCTCATGACAACATGTCCGCCCGCAAGTTTCTGGATGCTGCTCGGCAGACTGGGGACAACATGTTGTTCTACACCGTCTTCAGGTCCTTCCAGCAGAGGAACCAGCGGCTCAGGGGAAACCCCGCCTTCAACACAG gAGAGCACTGCGAGGAACACGTGCTTCACTTCACTCAGCTGTTTGGTGAACAGGCGCTGATGAAGACCTCCACTGTCTGA